The Synchiropus splendidus isolate RoL2022-P1 chromosome 1, RoL_Sspl_1.0, whole genome shotgun sequence genome includes a window with the following:
- the rcbtb2 gene encoding RCC1 and BTB domain-containing protein 2 isoform X1, with amino-acid sequence MLDVGKWPVFALLPPEDLRLIRQACVFGSAANEALYVTVNDEVFALGTNCSGCLGLGDLQSTIEPRRIDILCGKKIVSLSYGTGPHVVVATSDGEVFAWGHNGYSQLGNGTTNHGLTPAVVSTNLLSKRVTEVACGSHHTIALTTDGEVFAWGYNNSGQVGSGSTANQPTPRRVSSCLQSKVVVNIACGQLCSMAVLDNGEIYGWGYNCNGQLGLGNNGNQQTPCRIAALQGVSVIQVACGYAHTLALTDEGFVYAWGANSYGQLGTGNKSNQAVPTLINTDKERIVEVAACHTSHTSAAKTQSGQVLMWGQCRGQAVASPHLTHFSGTDDVFACFATPAVTWHLLSVDGDDYLTVAQSLKKEFDSPEISDLKFVVDGKCIHVHKALLKIRCEHFRTLLNENDEDSIEIHQFSFLVYRAFLEYLYTDTINLPPEDAIGLLDLATFYRESRLKRLCQEAIKRGISEENAITLLSAAVKYEARDLEEFCFKFCVNHLTAVTQTQAFADMDHDLLKNFISKASRYGAFKN; translated from the exons ATGCTGGACGTGGGGAAGTGGCCAGTGTttgctctcctccctcctgaGGACCTTCGTCTGATCCGGCAAGCTTGTGTGTTTGGCAGCGCGGCAAACGAAGCTCTTTACGTGACAGTTAACGACGAG GTCTTCGCTCTGGGCACCAACTGCAGCGGGTGTCTTGGTCTCGGGGATCTCCAGAGTACCATCGAGCCACGCAGGATCGACATCCTGTGCGGGAAGAAGATCGTGTCCCTGAGCTACGGGACTGGGCCACATGTGGTCGTCGCTACATCAG ATGGTGAGGTGTTTGCATGGGGTCACAACGGCTACAGTCAACTGGGCAACGGCACCACCAACCACGGCCTGACGCCTGCCGTGGTGTCCACCAACCTGCTGAGCAAGAGGGTGACGGAGGTGGCCTGCGGCTCCCACCACACCATCGCCCTCACCACGGACGGAGAG GTGTTTGCTTGGGGCTACAACAACTCAGGCCAGGTGGGCTCAGGGTCCACCGCCAATCAGCCCACGCCGCGGCGCGTCAGCAGCTGTTTGCAGAGCAAGGTGGTGGTCAACATAGCCTGCGGTCAGCTGTGCTCCATGGCTGTGCTGGACAATGGCGAG ATCTATGGCTGGGGCTACAACTGTAACGGACAGCTGGGTCTGGGCAACAATGGCAACCAGCAGACACCGTGCAGGATCGCGGCTCTCCAGGGCGTCAGCGTCATCCAG GTTGCGTGTGGATACGCACACACGCTGGCCCTCACGGATGAGGGCTTTGTCTACGCCTGGGGCGCCAACTCCTACGGACAGCTGGGCACCGGAAATAAAAGCAACCAAGCCGTGCCCACGCTGATCAACACAGACAAAGAGAG GATCGTGGAGGTGGCGGCCTGCCACACCAGCCACACGTCTGCAGCCAAGACGCAGAGCGGCCAGGTCCTGATGTGGGGCCAGTGCCGAGGTCAAGCCGTAGCCAGTCCCCACCTCACGCACTTCAGCGGCACGGACGACGTCTTCGCTTGCTTCGCCACGCCGGCCGTCACGTGGCACCTGCTGTCAGTCG ATGGAGACGATTACCTGACGGTGGCTCAGTCTTTGAAGAAGGAGTTCGACAGTCCGGAGATCTCCGACCTCAAGTTCGTGGTTGATGGGAAGTGCATTCACGTCCACAAGGCTCTGCTGAAAATCAG ATGCGAACACTTTCGGACGCTGCTGAACGAGAACGATGAGGACTCCATCGAGATCCATCAGTTCTCCTTCCTGGTGTACCGAGCCTTCCTGGAGTACCTATACACCGACACCATCAACCTGCCACCAGAGGACGCTATTG GCCTGCTGGACCTGGCCACCTTCTACAGAGAGAGCCGGCTGAAGAGACTCTGTCAGGAGGCCATCAAGCGCGGCATCTCTGAGGAGAACGCCATCACGCTGCTGTCGGCCGCGGTCAAGTACGAGGCGCGG GACCTGGAGGAGTTCTGCTTCAAGTTCTGTGTCAACCACCTGACGGCCGTCACGCAGACGCAAGCGTTTGCCGACATGGACCATGACCTGCTGAAGAACTTCATCAGCAAAGCCAGCCGCTACGGCGCCTTCAAGAACTGA
- the rcbtb2 gene encoding RCC1 and BTB domain-containing protein 2 isoform X2, translated as MAVLDNGEIYGWGYNCNGQLGLGNNGNQQTPCRIAALQGVSVIQVACGYAHTLALTDEGFVYAWGANSYGQLGTGNKSNQAVPTLINTDKERIVEVAACHTSHTSAAKTQSGQVLMWGQCRGQAVASPHLTHFSGTDDVFACFATPAVTWHLLSVDGDDYLTVAQSLKKEFDSPEISDLKFVVDGKCIHVHKALLKIRCEHFRTLLNENDEDSIEIHQFSFLVYRAFLEYLYTDTINLPPEDAIGLLDLATFYRESRLKRLCQEAIKRGISEENAITLLSAAVKYEARDLEEFCFKFCVNHLTAVTQTQAFADMDHDLLKNFISKASRYGAFKN; from the exons ATGGCTGTGCTGGACAATGGCGAG ATCTATGGCTGGGGCTACAACTGTAACGGACAGCTGGGTCTGGGCAACAATGGCAACCAGCAGACACCGTGCAGGATCGCGGCTCTCCAGGGCGTCAGCGTCATCCAG GTTGCGTGTGGATACGCACACACGCTGGCCCTCACGGATGAGGGCTTTGTCTACGCCTGGGGCGCCAACTCCTACGGACAGCTGGGCACCGGAAATAAAAGCAACCAAGCCGTGCCCACGCTGATCAACACAGACAAAGAGAG GATCGTGGAGGTGGCGGCCTGCCACACCAGCCACACGTCTGCAGCCAAGACGCAGAGCGGCCAGGTCCTGATGTGGGGCCAGTGCCGAGGTCAAGCCGTAGCCAGTCCCCACCTCACGCACTTCAGCGGCACGGACGACGTCTTCGCTTGCTTCGCCACGCCGGCCGTCACGTGGCACCTGCTGTCAGTCG ATGGAGACGATTACCTGACGGTGGCTCAGTCTTTGAAGAAGGAGTTCGACAGTCCGGAGATCTCCGACCTCAAGTTCGTGGTTGATGGGAAGTGCATTCACGTCCACAAGGCTCTGCTGAAAATCAG ATGCGAACACTTTCGGACGCTGCTGAACGAGAACGATGAGGACTCCATCGAGATCCATCAGTTCTCCTTCCTGGTGTACCGAGCCTTCCTGGAGTACCTATACACCGACACCATCAACCTGCCACCAGAGGACGCTATTG GCCTGCTGGACCTGGCCACCTTCTACAGAGAGAGCCGGCTGAAGAGACTCTGTCAGGAGGCCATCAAGCGCGGCATCTCTGAGGAGAACGCCATCACGCTGCTGTCGGCCGCGGTCAAGTACGAGGCGCGG GACCTGGAGGAGTTCTGCTTCAAGTTCTGTGTCAACCACCTGACGGCCGTCACGCAGACGCAAGCGTTTGCCGACATGGACCATGACCTGCTGAAGAACTTCATCAGCAAAGCCAGCCGCTACGGCGCCTTCAAGAACTGA
- the rcbtb2 gene encoding RCC1 and BTB domain-containing protein 2 isoform X3 — translation MAGATTVTDSWVWATMATSRHRAGSRLSRASASSRIVEVAACHTSHTSAAKTQSGQVLMWGQCRGQAVASPHLTHFSGTDDVFACFATPAVTWHLLSVDGDDYLTVAQSLKKEFDSPEISDLKFVVDGKCIHVHKALLKIRCEHFRTLLNENDEDSIEIHQFSFLVYRAFLEYLYTDTINLPPEDAIGLLDLATFYRESRLKRLCQEAIKRGISEENAITLLSAAVKYEARDLEEFCFKFCVNHLTAVTQTQAFADMDHDLLKNFISKASRYGAFKN, via the exons ATGGCTGGGGCTACAACTGTAACGGACAGCTGGGTCTGGGCAACAATGGCAACCAGCAGACACCGTGCAGGATCGCGGCTCTCCAGGGCGTCAGCGTCATCCAG GATCGTGGAGGTGGCGGCCTGCCACACCAGCCACACGTCTGCAGCCAAGACGCAGAGCGGCCAGGTCCTGATGTGGGGCCAGTGCCGAGGTCAAGCCGTAGCCAGTCCCCACCTCACGCACTTCAGCGGCACGGACGACGTCTTCGCTTGCTTCGCCACGCCGGCCGTCACGTGGCACCTGCTGTCAGTCG ATGGAGACGATTACCTGACGGTGGCTCAGTCTTTGAAGAAGGAGTTCGACAGTCCGGAGATCTCCGACCTCAAGTTCGTGGTTGATGGGAAGTGCATTCACGTCCACAAGGCTCTGCTGAAAATCAG ATGCGAACACTTTCGGACGCTGCTGAACGAGAACGATGAGGACTCCATCGAGATCCATCAGTTCTCCTTCCTGGTGTACCGAGCCTTCCTGGAGTACCTATACACCGACACCATCAACCTGCCACCAGAGGACGCTATTG GCCTGCTGGACCTGGCCACCTTCTACAGAGAGAGCCGGCTGAAGAGACTCTGTCAGGAGGCCATCAAGCGCGGCATCTCTGAGGAGAACGCCATCACGCTGCTGTCGGCCGCGGTCAAGTACGAGGCGCGG GACCTGGAGGAGTTCTGCTTCAAGTTCTGTGTCAACCACCTGACGGCCGTCACGCAGACGCAAGCGTTTGCCGACATGGACCATGACCTGCTGAAGAACTTCATCAGCAAAGCCAGCCGCTACGGCGCCTTCAAGAACTGA